The DNA window CCCGTTCCCGGGGGAGGGGGCGGCGCGTTAAAGACAGGTGGCCGGGCCGGGGCGAGTCAAGGGCCGCAAACCGGTCGCGAAGCGACGCCTCTCTCCCTGCGCGAAGCGCCCCTAGGGAGGCGCCCTTGACGCGCCCCGGACCGGCCACCACCATCGACCGCCGCAAGAGCCCACGGCAGCACCAATCGCCCGGAGAGCTCTCAGCGAACACCGCACCGAGAGAGCTCGATCGCCAAGCGAAGCTTCGCCGAGACGAACCGAGCCACTTCCGCCCGGCCAGCGTCGACCCGGAGCAACTCGGACTTGCCACGGGGAACTCGGGCTAGAAGCCGAGACCTTGTGACAAGTCTGTGGCAGCCCCGACTGCCCCGCACCGCGACAAACCGCATGGCGGCAGCACACAGGGCGCGGCGCCACTAGGGTCCGGACAGTGGAGATCGTGCTGGCCATCGCGTCGGCTGTCGCGTACGGCGTGTCGGACTTCGGTGGGGGCGTGCTCTCCAAGCGGATGCACGTCTTCGTCGTCTTCCTGATCTCCCAGGTCGTCGGCCTCGCCGTACTCCTCGTCGCCGTAGCCGTGCTGTGGGACGCGTTCTCGGTGGCCGGCGTCGCGTGGGGCGCGGCCGCGGGGGTGGCCGGGGTGATCGGCACGTCGCTGCTCTACCAGGGCCTCGCGATCGGGCGGATGAGCGTCGTCGCGCCCATCACCGGGGTGGTCGGCGCCGGCGTCCCCGTGGCGTTCGGGCTCGCGATCGGCGAGCAGCCCGCCCCACTGGCCCTCGCCGGGATGGCGCTCGGGCTCGTCGCCGTCGTCGTCATCACCAGGTCGCCGGACCAGACGACAGCGAAGAGCTCGAAGCAGTCCGTCCTCTGCGCCCTCGGTGCCGGCCTCGGCTTCGGTACGTTCTACGTCCTGCTCCAACGCTCCCCAGCCGACTCCGGCCTCTGGCCGATGCTCGGCACCCGCGTCGCGCTGGTCGTCCTCCTCGTGGCGATCGTCGCAGTCCTCCGCCTCCCACCCAAGCCCGAGCGCGCCATGCTGCCGACCCT is part of the Tenggerimyces flavus genome and encodes:
- a CDS encoding EamA family transporter, with product MEIVLAIASAVAYGVSDFGGGVLSKRMHVFVVFLISQVVGLAVLLVAVAVLWDAFSVAGVAWGAAAGVAGVIGTSLLYQGLAIGRMSVVAPITGVVGAGVPVAFGLAIGEQPAPLALAGMALGLVAVVVITRSPDQTTAKSSKQSVLCALGAGLGFGTFYVLLQRSPADSGLWPMLGTRVALVVLLVAIVAVLRLPPKPERAMLPTLIGLGLVNLAADLLFLLATRQGMLSIVAVLTSLYPAVTIGLAAGFLHERVARIQLLGLLAAGVAIALIALS